In Bacillus sp. KH172YL63, one genomic interval encodes:
- a CDS encoding GntP family permease, with the protein MFSILLGLILLMVFAYLGWSIIWIAPIVAGIVALLSGMDLMDAYTNTYMSGFVNFAKQWFPIFLLGAVFGKLMEDTGAAKSVAYQITKMIGEKRAILGVLVAAAVLTYGGVSLFVVVFAIYPISLALFRKANISRKLIAPTIVLGAFTFTMTAVPGTPQIQNLIPMKTFQTSPMAGSFMGIVASLIMAVGGYFWLVSRQRKMAAAGDTFKESKRAGSDAKEEETMPNWIISLLPLLVVVLLLNAVKLDAIPSLLAGIILILLINVKRYEKFIPSINEGAKGSVMAIINTSAAVGFGAVVTSVPDFDRITDVLLGISSNPLISESLIVQILAMITGSASGGMGIAMQALGDTYYQLSQSSGISPEAFHRMASISSGASILPHNGALLTLLAVTNVTHKDCYKDVFVVGLIIPTIAMIVGIIMASIGII; encoded by the coding sequence TTGTTTAGTATTTTATTAGGCTTGATTCTGTTGATGGTCTTTGCTTATTTAGGATGGTCGATCATTTGGATCGCGCCGATTGTTGCAGGGATTGTCGCATTATTAAGCGGAATGGACTTGATGGATGCATATACGAATACATATATGTCCGGATTTGTGAATTTCGCCAAGCAGTGGTTCCCGATTTTCCTTCTCGGGGCTGTGTTTGGAAAGCTGATGGAGGACACGGGGGCAGCGAAATCCGTTGCCTATCAAATTACGAAAATGATCGGCGAGAAAAGGGCGATTCTCGGAGTTCTCGTCGCCGCAGCGGTGCTGACGTACGGAGGGGTAAGTCTCTTTGTCGTGGTATTCGCGATCTATCCGATCTCACTTGCATTATTCAGAAAAGCGAACATTTCAAGAAAGCTCATCGCGCCGACGATTGTGCTGGGTGCCTTCACCTTTACGATGACGGCCGTACCAGGCACACCGCAGATTCAGAATCTGATCCCGATGAAGACGTTCCAGACGTCTCCGATGGCCGGTTCCTTCATGGGGATCGTCGCATCCCTCATCATGGCAGTCGGCGGCTATTTCTGGCTTGTCAGCCGCCAAAGGAAAATGGCGGCAGCAGGTGATACATTCAAAGAAAGCAAACGTGCAGGGTCTGACGCGAAAGAAGAGGAAACGATGCCGAATTGGATCATTTCCTTATTGCCTTTGTTAGTGGTCGTCCTGTTGTTGAATGCAGTCAAATTGGACGCGATCCCATCACTGTTAGCAGGAATCATCCTGATCCTGCTGATCAATGTCAAACGGTATGAGAAGTTTATTCCTTCGATCAATGAAGGGGCAAAAGGTTCTGTCATGGCCATTATCAATACGAGTGCTGCCGTTGGATTCGGTGCAGTCGTGACGAGCGTACCGGACTTTGACCGGATTACGGACGTGTTGCTTGGGATCTCATCTAACCCATTAATCTCAGAATCTCTGATTGTCCAGATCCTTGCAATGATCACCGGTTCTGCTTCTGGCGGAATGGGAATCGCCATGCAGGCTCTTGGGGATACGTATTATCAGCTGTCCCAATCATCAGGCATCAGTCCTGAGGCCTTTCACCGCATGGCATCGATTTCATCGGGGGCATCGATCCTGCCCCATAACGGCGCGTTGCTGACGCTTCTAGCCGTCACAAACGTCACCCATAAAGACTGTTATAAAGATGTGTTTGTCGTTGGACTGATCATTCCTACAATCGCAATGATCGTAGGGATCATCATGGCAAGTATAGGGATTATTTAA
- the esaA gene encoding type VII secretion protein EsaA: MTEKVSLFKLLIAVMMILATPLLFFRSVGENPLKVKENATQSIAIVNEDAGTEVDGEPLAFGGDVTSILEDQSSFEWTVVGRSAGENGLQNSKYDAVVYIPSDFSDKVMTYDEERPEKTNLNYKIQSQLNAVNKEKVLLEIEKATKRVNHKMSSLYWNYVSSDMENIRAEFDEILQKEQAFQETMLAFYKPSSKDLAGQIQQQTAMLSNLQNSIQEADSRTPQQQDTLESFERSLSSFVEYVNEYREYQDNQKQLLADIQSQSVQLINKSTENQQPRYLKSKSFFTERSDEVTTGLTQIDNGMKNNQQMFTDLQQTRFEEVARQVDDFYSLQERVLDFYQQLQDTTTLNGLQGNIFELNNELSEGDGGIFNPPPESDIPKPTTDKEETFPQQVVISSQEGEQEPGKPNDPTPHPPNLSDEITELELISTEMDELKNTLKNLTEPTAEEINLAVNNIQTINERILQVRTSLQGKNNQSENPLQAEVDRLLREVSKLLEDNQTLIDKVDELTRQIESLTSENKELKEQVKTLIETNEELMKQLEMFSENIHNIVAAIEDKEMSILNSAALSENRRNALSGYFARGINNYKLMNLLKYYAYLDRYEATLNRMLTENGVKATVLQDEGLKNEVNEILKVSSSEQLEWEKLNEGLPDTEDALNTLQDSFTVFAAEYNQMLNDQQEQLDESLNAINQEAQTVLNRIQQPEQPAPNPTSGSTGPDLVGNQKHIGSEIRSIHSFLDTVNESQSTIVSYTSELQSNVTNVQTDADTLNNKWATNVASTQLFRDDVFSVLGNAFVDGQSNGYVYDFLTNPLNVKGEVPEEKSASVLPPVVILFIILISSLLIGYTSYYFQHAPRWIQGVIFILLNLIVGFVISLYGLDIYPLEESRSVEWTIFTILLLLAGSGIVRVAFFAHRLLGWFVSVGLVALFVTPLLALTTPNFHFKDPMSTVYMSIQYGSESLFNQAVIVLALTVIGLTIVQILLDKRSNKQSGEGAEAYEG; encoded by the coding sequence ATGACAGAAAAAGTAAGTTTGTTTAAACTTTTAATCGCGGTCATGATGATTCTTGCAACTCCTCTTCTATTTTTTCGTTCAGTAGGTGAAAACCCCCTGAAAGTAAAAGAAAACGCTACTCAATCCATTGCGATCGTGAATGAGGATGCAGGGACTGAAGTTGATGGGGAGCCCTTGGCATTTGGTGGGGATGTAACGTCTATACTAGAGGATCAATCTTCATTTGAATGGACAGTCGTAGGAAGAAGTGCAGGAGAAAATGGCCTTCAAAATTCAAAATATGATGCTGTTGTGTATATCCCTTCGGATTTCTCTGACAAAGTCATGACTTACGATGAAGAAAGACCTGAAAAAACAAACCTGAATTACAAAATACAGAGTCAGCTAAATGCCGTGAATAAGGAAAAGGTATTGTTGGAAATCGAAAAGGCAACCAAAAGGGTCAATCACAAAATGTCCTCCCTTTATTGGAATTATGTTTCCTCAGATATGGAAAACATACGAGCTGAATTCGATGAGATCCTACAGAAAGAGCAGGCATTTCAGGAAACTATGTTAGCATTCTATAAACCTAGCTCAAAAGACCTTGCCGGTCAGATACAACAGCAGACAGCGATGTTATCGAATCTGCAGAACTCCATCCAAGAAGCTGACAGCAGGACACCACAACAGCAGGATACATTGGAATCCTTTGAAAGGAGCCTGTCAAGCTTTGTGGAATATGTGAATGAATATAGAGAATACCAAGATAATCAGAAACAATTATTAGCTGATATTCAGTCACAGTCTGTTCAGTTGATCAATAAATCAACCGAGAACCAGCAACCCCGTTACCTAAAATCAAAGTCCTTTTTCACCGAGCGAAGTGATGAAGTAACAACTGGTCTGACACAGATTGACAATGGGATGAAAAACAATCAACAGATGTTTACAGACCTGCAACAGACCAGGTTTGAAGAGGTAGCCAGACAGGTGGATGACTTCTACTCACTTCAAGAAAGGGTGCTGGATTTTTACCAACAATTGCAGGACACCACGACTTTAAATGGTCTACAGGGCAATATATTTGAATTGAATAATGAATTGTCTGAAGGAGATGGAGGAATATTTAATCCTCCGCCAGAAAGTGACATACCGAAACCGACTACAGATAAAGAGGAGACATTTCCTCAGCAAGTCGTCATTTCATCTCAGGAAGGGGAACAGGAACCAGGGAAACCAAATGATCCCACCCCTCATCCTCCCAATTTAAGCGATGAGATAACCGAGCTTGAATTGATATCTACAGAAATGGATGAGTTGAAGAATACGCTGAAAAATCTAACAGAACCCACTGCTGAAGAAATCAATTTAGCCGTGAATAATATTCAGACCATCAATGAACGGATCTTGCAAGTCCGTACGAGTCTGCAGGGCAAAAATAATCAGTCTGAAAACCCTCTTCAGGCAGAGGTTGATAGGCTATTGAGAGAGGTATCAAAACTTCTTGAGGATAATCAGACTCTTATTGACAAGGTTGATGAGTTGACCCGGCAAATTGAGTCCTTGACGTCCGAAAATAAAGAGCTCAAAGAACAGGTGAAAACATTAATAGAAACAAATGAAGAATTGATGAAGCAATTGGAAATGTTCTCTGAGAACATTCATAATATCGTTGCTGCGATAGAAGATAAGGAAATGTCTATCTTGAATTCGGCAGCCCTATCAGAAAACAGACGTAATGCATTGTCAGGGTATTTTGCCCGCGGGATCAATAATTATAAGCTCATGAATCTTCTGAAGTATTATGCTTACCTGGATCGGTATGAAGCGACCTTAAACAGGATGCTGACTGAAAATGGCGTAAAAGCGACGGTTCTTCAAGATGAGGGTCTTAAAAACGAAGTAAATGAAATCCTGAAGGTAAGTAGTAGTGAACAATTAGAATGGGAAAAACTTAATGAAGGTTTACCTGATACGGAAGATGCATTGAATACGCTTCAAGATTCCTTTACGGTCTTTGCCGCAGAATATAATCAAATGCTCAATGACCAGCAAGAACAGCTTGATGAAAGCTTGAATGCAATCAATCAAGAAGCTCAAACTGTACTCAATCGTATTCAACAGCCTGAACAGCCTGCACCAAATCCAACATCAGGATCTACAGGTCCGGACTTGGTAGGGAATCAGAAACATATAGGGAGTGAAATCAGGTCTATCCATTCATTCCTGGATACAGTAAATGAGAGTCAAAGTACAATCGTTTCTTATACTAGCGAGCTACAATCAAATGTGACGAATGTTCAAACTGATGCTGATACATTGAATAACAAGTGGGCGACGAACGTGGCTTCCACTCAATTATTCCGTGATGATGTATTCAGTGTTCTTGGTAATGCTTTTGTGGATGGACAGTCAAATGGGTATGTATATGACTTCTTAACGAACCCTTTAAACGTGAAAGGGGAGGTGCCGGAAGAGAAGAGTGCGAGTGTGCTTCCACCGGTAGTCATACTATTCATCATCTTGATATCCAGCTTACTGATAGGTTATACAAGTTACTATTTTCAACACGCACCCCGTTGGATACAAGGTGTGATCTTCATCCTATTAAATCTAATCGTAGGTTTCGTCATCAGTCTTTATGGACTTGATATTTATCCATTGGAAGAATCACGTTCAGTGGAATGGACAATTTTTACTATCTTACTATTATTAGCGGGTTCAGGTATAGTTCGCGTGGCGTTTTTCGCACATCGGTTATTAGGCTGGTTTGTGTCAGTAGGGCTGGTAGCCTTATTTGTTACTCCGTTATTGGCTTTGACGACACCTAATTTTCATTTTAAAGATCCAATGTCTACAGTGTATATGTCCATTCAATATGGATCAGAATCATTATTCAATCAAGCAGTAATCGTCTTGGCTTTAACGGTAATAGGATTAACCATTGTACAAATACTATTGGATAAACGATCAAACAAGCAATCAGGTGAGGGTGCTGAAGCCTATGAAGGCTAA
- the essA gene encoding type VII secretion protein EssA: MKAKDLFVISVIISSMFMLASPPILANTGIHELTPNNYQEKKFKKNGDFIHDQSSTDQKVKIPDEQKNLTFKGSANTRLTDLKGNIFQSEMSDTNTIKAKAETLKLFSNAETVRLASLEGGSKSSSSLSLLISVFAGICVILLIAVMIILNKTTQGKQR; the protein is encoded by the coding sequence ATGAAGGCTAAGGATCTTTTCGTTATTAGTGTCATCATTAGCAGCATGTTCATGCTTGCGTCCCCGCCGATTTTGGCGAATACAGGCATCCATGAACTTACCCCCAACAACTATCAAGAAAAGAAGTTTAAGAAGAATGGTGATTTTATTCATGATCAGTCTTCAACTGATCAAAAGGTGAAGATTCCGGATGAGCAAAAGAACCTCACATTTAAAGGGTCAGCAAACACCAGGCTGACCGATCTGAAGGGGAACATTTTTCAAAGTGAAATGAGTGACACAAATACAATAAAAGCAAAGGCAGAAACACTGAAACTGTTTAGCAATGCAGAAACAGTGAGGCTTGCAAGTCTTGAAGGGGGAAGCAAATCTTCTTCCTCCTTATCTCTCTTAATATCAGTATTTGCTGGGATATGTGTCATTCTTCTAATCGCCGTCATGATCATATTGAATAAAACGACTCAAGGAAAACAAAGGTAG
- a CDS encoding LysR family transcriptional regulator yields the protein MDIRQLSYFNEVAKYKSFTKASNILHLSQPTLSKMVKSLEVELEMELIDRSSRQIELTEAGEIVYEQGQVILESLEHLSTHLYDLMNLKRGTIKIGIPPLIGFLFFPRIIKRFKEIYPNIHIQLNEHGANKVEQDVADGLLDLGVVVLPMDEDMFDVVPFLSEKLMVFVHSSHRLAGKDSVEMNELKDEDFILFSEDFALHDMIIHECRKAAFQPKIAYESSQWDFISEMIGENLGISIFPESISNKVDQSVVKAIPIVNPTMPWNLGIITKKGRYVSHAVREFIVILEER from the coding sequence ATGGATATCCGTCAGCTCTCCTATTTTAATGAAGTGGCCAAATATAAAAGTTTTACGAAAGCATCCAATATCCTGCACCTTTCACAGCCGACGCTGAGCAAGATGGTCAAGAGCCTGGAAGTGGAGCTTGAAATGGAGCTGATCGACCGTTCATCCCGTCAGATCGAACTGACAGAAGCAGGAGAAATCGTGTACGAGCAGGGGCAGGTCATTTTAGAATCTCTCGAACACCTTTCAACACACCTATATGACTTAATGAATTTAAAAAGGGGGACCATCAAGATTGGCATCCCCCCTCTAATCGGTTTTTTATTTTTCCCCCGCATCATCAAACGGTTCAAGGAAATCTACCCGAACATCCATATCCAGCTCAATGAACACGGGGCAAACAAAGTAGAGCAGGACGTGGCAGACGGATTGCTGGACCTCGGGGTGGTCGTCCTGCCTATGGATGAAGACATGTTTGATGTCGTCCCTTTCTTATCTGAAAAGCTCATGGTATTTGTCCACTCTTCCCACCGGTTGGCCGGTAAGGATTCAGTCGAAATGAACGAACTGAAGGACGAGGACTTCATCTTGTTCAGTGAAGATTTCGCCCTCCACGATATGATCATCCATGAGTGCAGAAAAGCGGCATTCCAGCCGAAAATCGCCTACGAAAGCTCTCAATGGGATTTCATCAGTGAAATGATCGGAGAAAACCTGGGGATTTCGATCTTCCCTGAGTCCATATCCAATAAAGTAGATCAAAGCGTGGTGAAAGCCATCCCGATTGTGAATCCGACGATGCCTTGGAATCTCGGGATCATTACGAAAAAAGGGAGATATGTTTCGCATGCGGTGAGAGAGTTTATTGTGATACTTGAGGAGCGGTAA
- the essC gene encoding type VII secretion protein EssC, which yields MYILWVFHDHYYQSILLEEEYKKITLGPHIENTVTIQSLSSPIEIEWIGADVQLVQNGYDRIILEPGLEQWVRSDDTHTNVKVVLTSFNPKTEIYYIGHKQEFDISSVNGDATIYHPCKGSDFHFTLFKKGNREWMLETKDAIYINGHSVTGKHILEVGDIVFAPFLSITLVEDDLIEIHSIEDYQTSLMETVRPMSEMQKKYPNYRRTPRMVYDLPDEKVQLSFPSQESNDTNRSLWLIILPPLMMLLLMGIVAIVIPRGIFIIISMVMFTTTLVTSTVQFFKDKSNKKKSQERRKRIYTQYLESKREELQSLADKQSEVLQFHFPSFERMKYLTDQLSDRLWERSIESPDFLQFRLGRGKLPSSYSISVSSSDMSNREMDDLLEESQKLEEAYREVDQLPVTVDLHKGAIGLIGKESVYKNELHQLIGQLAFFHSYHDVRFIFIFHEEEYKDWEWMKWLPHLQLPQSFAKGFIYNEKTRDQILSSIYEVLRERDIDEDAETVRYSPHFVFVITNHQLISDHVILEYLEGEYGYLGMSVIFAAEAKESLSDNVHTLVRYINDNEGDILIQDKKAVKIPFRMDRYEQDGNEKFARTLRTLNHQIGMTNSIPTSVSFLDMLKVKDVDQLPIEENWQTRESAKSLAVPVGLKGKEDIVELNLHEKAHGPHGLLAGTTGSGKSEFLQTYILSLAVHFHPHEVAFLLIDYKGGGMAQPFKNIPHLLGTITNIEGSKNFSTRALASIKSELKRRQRLFDQYEVNHINDYTRLYKRGETEEPLPHLFLISDEFAELKSEEPEFIKELVSAARIGRSLGVHLILATQKPGGVIDNQIWSNARFRVALKVQNTEDSREILKNGDAASLTVTGRGYLQVGNNEVYDLFQSAWSGAPYQEESFEAEDEVAIVTDLGLIPLSEVSMNQSTQKEMLSEIDAVVDRIEVLQNELALKRLSSPWLPPLANRVYKTDMVQTEANQILLSMVDEPEKQSQTPYHYEVIEDGNIGVFGSSGYGKTQTLITLLMGMANQFTPEEIHYYLLDFGNGGLLPLKQLPHTADYFLIDEERKIEKFIGILEDELASRKQLFQKQEVSSIKMYNRVSKEKLPLIFVTIDNFDLVKEEMQELEAQINQFARDGQSLGVYMYFTATRVNSVRQSLMNNLKTKIVHYLMDSSEAYTMLGRLPFTPEAIPGRAIVKKDTAYFSQVFLPNEGKDDYEQLSLLKEDIQLLIEKYKGLSSPKQVPMLPTELTMVNFTQYTDSGRKAGLLPIGLDEETVTPVYVNLKKTKHCLVLGQAQKGKTNVLKVLANTALFQDSEHIAIFDSIDRGLSNLMREDRVVYMENKEHISMWLNRIEELFSSREEQYHLSIQKGSSLPSFSPVMLIVDGYARFLQHLDPLLQDRIVKCMKNYSHLGFSMIVSGNNSELTKGYDTLTVEMKQIRQALVLMKKSEQTLFTLSYDRREPEIQPGFGYYVENGKETKIQIPLMVTERKVHA from the coding sequence ATGTATATCCTATGGGTATTTCATGATCACTATTATCAATCAATCCTTCTGGAAGAAGAATATAAAAAAATAACCTTGGGACCACATATAGAAAATACAGTCACCATTCAGTCATTGTCTTCTCCTATTGAAATAGAGTGGATTGGTGCAGACGTTCAGCTTGTTCAGAATGGATATGACAGGATCATTCTCGAGCCTGGTCTAGAGCAATGGGTGCGAAGTGATGACACACATACAAATGTAAAGGTCGTCCTCACTTCATTCAACCCAAAGACTGAAATTTATTATATAGGCCATAAACAGGAATTCGACATATCTTCTGTGAATGGGGATGCCACCATCTATCATCCTTGTAAAGGATCAGACTTCCATTTTACATTGTTCAAGAAAGGTAATCGGGAATGGATGTTGGAAACAAAGGATGCTATCTATATAAACGGTCATTCAGTCACAGGCAAACATATACTTGAAGTCGGTGATATTGTATTTGCGCCGTTCTTATCCATCACGTTGGTAGAAGATGATTTAATCGAGATACATAGTATTGAAGACTATCAGACATCGCTTATGGAAACTGTACGCCCTATGTCTGAAATGCAGAAGAAATATCCGAACTACCGCCGAACGCCAAGGATGGTTTACGATTTGCCGGATGAAAAGGTTCAGTTATCATTTCCGAGTCAGGAATCAAATGATACAAACAGGAGTTTGTGGTTAATTATCCTTCCGCCACTGATGATGTTGCTTCTTATGGGAATTGTGGCCATTGTGATTCCAAGAGGGATATTCATCATCATTTCAATGGTTATGTTTACAACCACCCTGGTAACTTCAACCGTGCAGTTCTTCAAAGATAAAAGTAATAAAAAGAAATCACAGGAACGCAGAAAGCGTATCTATACTCAATATTTGGAGAGTAAAAGAGAAGAACTGCAGTCTCTGGCAGATAAGCAGTCAGAAGTATTACAATTTCATTTTCCTTCTTTTGAAAGAATGAAATACCTTACTGACCAGCTTTCCGACAGATTGTGGGAGAGAAGCATTGAGAGCCCCGATTTTCTTCAGTTTCGATTGGGAAGAGGGAAATTACCATCAAGCTACAGTATTTCAGTGAGTTCTTCTGATATGTCAAATCGTGAAATGGACGATTTGTTGGAAGAATCGCAGAAGTTGGAAGAAGCTTATCGTGAAGTAGATCAACTGCCGGTAACAGTGGATCTTCATAAAGGAGCGATAGGTTTAATCGGTAAGGAATCCGTATATAAAAATGAGCTTCACCAGTTAATTGGCCAATTAGCTTTCTTCCACAGTTATCATGACGTGAGATTCATCTTTATCTTTCATGAGGAAGAGTATAAGGATTGGGAGTGGATGAAGTGGCTTCCCCATTTGCAATTGCCCCAGTCATTTGCAAAAGGATTTATTTATAATGAGAAAACCCGTGACCAGATTCTTTCTTCCATTTACGAGGTGCTTCGTGAAAGGGATATCGACGAGGACGCTGAAACAGTCAGGTATAGTCCTCATTTCGTCTTTGTGATCACCAATCACCAGCTCATTTCAGACCATGTAATATTGGAGTATTTGGAAGGTGAGTACGGCTATCTTGGTATGTCGGTCATCTTTGCAGCCGAGGCAAAAGAAAGCCTTTCAGACAATGTCCATACCCTTGTACGTTATATCAATGACAACGAAGGTGATATCCTGATTCAGGATAAGAAGGCTGTGAAAATTCCATTCAGAATGGATCGATACGAACAAGATGGAAATGAGAAATTTGCCAGGACCCTCAGGACTCTTAATCATCAAATAGGGATGACAAACTCCATTCCTACGAGTGTATCCTTCCTTGATATGCTCAAGGTAAAGGATGTAGACCAGCTGCCGATCGAAGAGAACTGGCAGACGAGGGAGTCCGCTAAATCCCTTGCTGTCCCTGTCGGATTAAAAGGTAAGGAAGACATTGTTGAACTTAACTTACATGAAAAGGCCCACGGCCCTCACGGATTATTGGCAGGAACGACGGGTTCAGGTAAAAGTGAATTCCTGCAAACGTATATCCTATCATTAGCTGTCCACTTCCATCCCCATGAGGTGGCGTTCTTACTAATTGATTATAAGGGCGGGGGGATGGCTCAGCCCTTCAAAAATATCCCTCATTTATTAGGGACGATTACAAATATTGAAGGAAGCAAGAATTTCAGTACCCGTGCACTTGCATCCATAAAAAGCGAACTGAAAAGGCGCCAACGCTTGTTTGACCAGTATGAAGTGAATCATATCAACGATTATACAAGGCTATATAAACGAGGGGAAACAGAGGAACCTCTTCCTCATTTATTCCTTATTAGTGATGAATTTGCAGAATTGAAGAGTGAAGAGCCGGAATTCATTAAAGAATTAGTAAGTGCTGCCCGTATAGGCCGGAGCCTGGGTGTTCACCTTATCTTGGCTACACAGAAGCCCGGTGGTGTCATTGACAACCAGATATGGAGTAATGCCCGTTTCCGGGTCGCATTAAAAGTCCAGAATACAGAAGACAGTCGTGAAATTCTTAAAAACGGAGATGCAGCTTCCCTCACGGTAACAGGAAGAGGGTACCTTCAGGTAGGGAATAATGAAGTATACGATTTGTTCCAGTCTGCTTGGAGCGGGGCGCCCTATCAGGAGGAATCTTTTGAAGCGGAGGATGAAGTGGCGATTGTGACAGATTTGGGGCTGATCCCTTTATCAGAGGTTTCAATGAACCAGAGCACGCAAAAAGAAATGCTCAGTGAGATTGATGCGGTTGTCGACCGTATAGAAGTGTTACAGAATGAACTCGCCTTAAAGCGTTTGTCGAGTCCATGGCTGCCTCCTTTGGCCAATCGTGTATATAAGACAGATATGGTCCAGACTGAGGCAAACCAAATCCTTCTCTCAATGGTCGATGAACCGGAAAAGCAAAGTCAAACACCATATCATTATGAAGTGATTGAAGATGGGAATATAGGGGTGTTTGGCTCATCGGGTTATGGTAAAACGCAAACGCTCATCACCTTATTGATGGGGATGGCAAATCAGTTTACACCTGAAGAAATCCACTATTACCTCCTTGACTTTGGAAATGGAGGATTGCTCCCATTAAAACAATTGCCTCATACTGCAGATTATTTCCTCATTGATGAGGAAAGGAAAATCGAGAAGTTCATCGGAATATTAGAGGATGAACTGGCAAGCAGGAAACAATTGTTCCAGAAACAAGAGGTTAGTTCAATCAAGATGTATAACAGAGTAAGTAAAGAAAAGCTCCCTCTAATATTCGTAACCATTGATAATTTCGATCTCGTTAAAGAAGAGATGCAGGAGCTCGAAGCACAGATCAACCAGTTTGCCAGGGACGGACAGTCACTCGGTGTTTATATGTATTTCACAGCAACAAGAGTGAATTCTGTACGACAGTCCCTGATGAATAATCTTAAAACGAAAATCGTCCACTATTTGATGGACAGTTCTGAGGCATATACGATGCTTGGAAGATTGCCTTTTACTCCCGAAGCCATTCCAGGAAGGGCCATTGTAAAGAAAGACACGGCCTATTTCTCTCAAGTCTTTCTTCCGAATGAAGGAAAGGATGATTACGAACAGTTAAGTCTGTTGAAAGAAGATATTCAGTTGTTAATTGAGAAGTATAAAGGCTTATCCTCACCGAAGCAGGTACCGATGCTGCCTACAGAGTTAACCATGGTTAACTTTACCCAGTATACAGATTCAGGCCGGAAAGCAGGACTGCTACCGATAGGTTTGGATGAAGAAACGGTAACACCAGTATATGTGAACCTCAAAAAAACAAAACATTGTTTAGTATTGGGGCAGGCTCAAAAAGGAAAGACCAATGTTTTAAAAGTATTAGCCAATACTGCACTCTTTCAGGATAGTGAACATATCGCGATCTTTGATTCCATCGACAGGGGACTATCGAATCTGATGAGAGAAGACAGGGTCGTTTATATGGAAAATAAGGAGCATATATCCATGTGGCTAAACAGGATAGAAGAGTTATTCAGCTCAAGAGAAGAGCAATATCACTTGTCCATACAAAAGGGAAGCTCTCTCCCATCTTTCTCACCTGTAATGCTGATTGTAGATGGGTATGCAAGGTTCCTCCAACATCTTGATCCTCTTCTCCAGGACAGGATTGTAAAGTGTATGAAAAACTATAGTCACCTAGGTTTTTCTATGATTGTATCTGGAAATAACAGTGAGTTGACAAAGGGCTATGACACATTGACTGTCGAAATGAAACAAATTAGACAAGCCCTTGTATTGATGAAGAAGTCAGAACAAACCTTGTTCACACTCAGTTATGACCGAAGGGAGCCAGAGATTCAACCAGGATTCGGTTACTATGTTGAAAATGGAAAAGAAACAAAAATTCAAATACCGCTTATGGTAACGGAAAGGAAAGTACACGCATGA